From the genome of Pelosinus fermentans DSM 17108:
AATTGCAATAGCCGGCCTAGCGGATTGTCTTGAATAATCGGAAAAATATCGCAAAAAGAATAACTGATATGAAACTGCCTGAAGAACATATGAGAGAACGGGTTTATAAAGCTTTAACATTAATTATGGGGAACAGCCTATACTACTCTTGGTCATATGTATATAGTAATGTTCCTCCGCAATGAATCCGTATATATTTGAATAATATGCTTCTAGAAAACCATAGATACGTTTAGTTTGACTAGTTGATGATAAGCAACAAAAAGGATTAGAGAATATTATAGGTTTTTAAAAGGAAAGAGCAGTCTAAGGATATTTGGGTCTCTGATGTGTGGCACTATTATTCAGCATAATAAAGTGGCAATCGCACTGAGTGCGAAATAAGGACCGTAAGAGATAGTATCTTTGGGTCCTTTTATTTTCCCGAGCAGTAATACGGCACTAACAAATCCGCCGCTTAAAAAACCTAGAAATAAGGTAAATAATAATTTATCAGTACCTAGCCAGAGTCCGAGGACAAAAAGTAGTTTGATGTCACCACCGCCAACACCGCCTTTGGTTATAATTGCTAAAAGCAATAAAATACCGCCGCCAATCACTGCAGCAAAAAGACGGTTTAAAAGTAACGCTGGTAAAAATGGAGAAAAGCACAAGGCTAATACAAACAAGGGGAAAAGAATCTTGTCCAAAATGACCTGCTGTTCAAAATCCATGATACTGATGAGTACCATGAAAGTGATGAATATCCATAAAATAGCAAGCTGCAATCCATCAATCATTAAATAATAACTTAGGCTATAAAAGAAAAAAAGCAAACTAAACAAGTTTATTTCTCGCTTGATATGAGAGCCTGGCAATTTTTCAGGTTTTTCTAAGATAGAGATGGATTGGCATAAATAATATTGCATTATTTTCGATAGTAGTCGACTTACAATAAGTGTAAATATCACAAACAATAAAAAAATACATAAAAATTCAATTTGTTCAGACATAGAGGTCCGCCTTTCAAAGGAACCAGATTGCTATCTGGCATTATGTTCATTATATAATAAAATTTAAAAAAATATAAGAAAATCCCGGAACACTCTTGCCAATTATATTGATATTAAATAATTGTTATGATTTGCTAATTTTTTTATTATTTTTATCTGAAGGGTCTTGTATATTTTGCTGTAATGAACTATTATTAGCATAAATATTTACAATTGTTTTAGAACAAAAAAATTATAATTGGCAAACTTGTCGAAAG
Proteins encoded in this window:
- a CDS encoding prepilin peptidase; the encoded protein is MSEQIEFLCIFLLFVIFTLIVSRLLSKIMQYYLCQSISILEKPEKLPGSHIKREINLFSLLFFFYSLSYYLMIDGLQLAILWIFITFMVLISIMDFEQQVILDKILFPLFVLALCFSPFLPALLLNRLFAAVIGGGILLLLAIITKGGVGGGDIKLLFVLGLWLGTDKLLFTLFLGFLSGGFVSAVLLLGKIKGPKDTISYGPYFALSAIATLLC